One segment of Curtobacterium sp. MR_MD2014 DNA contains the following:
- a CDS encoding endonuclease/exonuclease/phosphatase family protein, with protein sequence MSHVARPITLMTYNVKNPDPRHDWPARLPLVLEVIRRHDPDVLCVQEAFDHQMDALRQGLPDHDAVGQGREGGSAGEHAAVFFRRDRLRPVDVGTFWFSDTPDEPVSNTWGSLYPRVANHARFLDAAGAAFTLLTAHFDHEENDHGDEVRRRSAALVVERLAPVDGPVVFAGDCNEPWGAGPASRVFTDAGYRDAWSDAGDPGDRTASFNGWQAPVDSGERIDWVLTRGDVTAERVVMDHDGPETWAASDHFPVVASLRVA encoded by the coding sequence GTGAGCCACGTCGCGCGTCCGATCACCCTGATGACCTACAACGTGAAGAACCCGGATCCGCGGCACGACTGGCCAGCGCGCCTGCCGCTGGTGCTCGAGGTCATCCGACGGCACGACCCCGACGTCCTCTGCGTGCAGGAGGCGTTCGACCACCAGATGGACGCCCTCCGACAGGGGCTGCCCGACCACGACGCCGTCGGGCAGGGCCGCGAGGGGGGATCCGCGGGGGAGCACGCCGCGGTGTTCTTCCGCCGCGACCGCCTGCGCCCCGTCGACGTCGGGACCTTCTGGTTCTCCGACACCCCGGACGAGCCGGTGTCGAACACCTGGGGGAGCCTGTACCCACGGGTCGCCAACCACGCGCGCTTCCTCGACGCCGCGGGGGCCGCCTTCACGCTCCTCACCGCGCACTTCGACCACGAGGAGAACGACCACGGGGACGAGGTCCGTCGGCGCAGCGCCGCCCTCGTCGTCGAGCGGCTCGCCCCGGTCGACGGCCCCGTCGTCTTCGCCGGTGACTGCAACGAACCGTGGGGCGCGGGTCCGGCGTCCCGGGTCTTCACCGATGCCGGGTACCGGGACGCCTGGTCCGACGCCGGTGACCCCGGTGACCGCACCGCGTCCTTCAACGGGTGGCAGGCACCGGTCGACTCCGGCGAGCGGATCGACTGGGTGCTGACCCGCGGCGACGTCACCGCCGAGCGCGTCGTGATGGACCACGACGGCCCGGAGACGTGGGCCGCGAGTGATCACTTCCCGGTGGTGGCGTCCCTGCGCGTGGCCTGA
- a CDS encoding SDR family oxidoreductase, translating to MTEQQNDQAGLDQYAMQDPTKMYADKKPDEQYLQGAGTDEEMAQNVPADHGEDTYRGSGRLQGRKALVTGGDSGIGAAVAIAYAREGADVAIVYLPEEQEDADRIVGLIEAAGRKAVAIPGDIKDLAFCEELVQKTVDGLGGLDILVNNAGKQQNVDDITKISDEEFDETFKTNAYATFRITKAAVPHMQPGSTIINTTSIQAYAPSPHLVHYAATKATVNNMAKGLAAQLAPKGIRVNAVAPGPIWTPLQPAGGQPPEALPSAGEQTYLGRWGQPAELAPAFVFLASGESSYVVGETLHVDGGMPTP from the coding sequence ATGACGGAGCAGCAGAACGACCAGGCGGGTCTCGACCAGTACGCGATGCAGGACCCCACGAAGATGTACGCCGACAAGAAGCCGGACGAGCAGTACCTGCAGGGTGCCGGCACCGACGAGGAGATGGCGCAGAACGTGCCCGCCGACCACGGTGAGGACACCTACCGCGGCTCGGGCCGCCTGCAGGGCCGCAAGGCGCTCGTCACGGGCGGCGACTCGGGCATCGGCGCCGCCGTCGCCATCGCCTACGCCCGCGAGGGTGCCGACGTCGCCATCGTGTACCTGCCCGAGGAGCAGGAGGACGCCGACCGCATCGTCGGCCTCATCGAGGCAGCGGGCCGCAAGGCCGTCGCGATCCCCGGTGACATCAAGGACCTGGCGTTCTGCGAGGAACTCGTCCAGAAGACCGTCGACGGCCTCGGTGGGCTCGACATCCTCGTGAACAACGCCGGCAAGCAGCAGAACGTCGACGACATCACGAAGATCTCGGACGAGGAGTTCGACGAGACCTTCAAGACGAACGCCTACGCGACCTTCCGCATCACGAAGGCGGCCGTGCCGCACATGCAGCCCGGTTCCACGATCATCAACACGACGTCGATCCAGGCGTACGCGCCGTCACCGCACCTCGTGCACTACGCCGCCACGAAGGCGACCGTGAACAACATGGCCAAGGGGCTCGCGGCACAGCTCGCGCCGAAGGGCATCCGCGTCAACGCCGTCGCTCCCGGCCCGATCTGGACCCCGCTGCAGCCGGCCGGGGGCCAGCCGCCGGAGGCGCTCCCGTCCGCCGGTGAGCAGACCTACCTGGGCCGCTGGGGCCAGCCCGCCGAGCTCGCGCCGGCGTTCGTGTTCCTGGCGAGCGGCGAGTCGTCCTACGTGGTCGGCGAGACGCTCCACGTCGACGGCGGCATGCCGACCCCGTGA
- a CDS encoding TetR/AcrR family transcriptional regulator, producing the protein MLEHTSADTQAAAAAAATLHLRITIVGATVDVLRDVPFHEAHVGMVAERMGITTEELRQHFPSWDGLVLAAVDRWNGARLEAVAHEVGDGPTVDLLRAIVASNAEDPALMRLLVALLSVAGNPAHPMATYLRSRYQLFFSQVRRGLEHDIAVGRAPHTMDPRRGAEQLIALYEGLQLQAMLRAELDLVPAFDRAVARLERGWMERYEPQAAQRFSTWSDSGSWEI; encoded by the coding sequence ATGCTCGAACACACCAGCGCCGACACGCAGGCGGCAGCCGCCGCGGCCGCCACCCTGCACCTGCGCATCACGATCGTCGGCGCCACGGTCGACGTCCTCCGCGACGTGCCCTTCCACGAGGCCCACGTCGGCATGGTCGCCGAGCGGATGGGCATCACGACGGAGGAGCTCCGCCAGCACTTCCCGTCCTGGGACGGCCTCGTGCTCGCCGCCGTCGACCGCTGGAACGGCGCGCGACTGGAGGCGGTGGCACACGAGGTCGGGGACGGCCCCACGGTCGACCTGCTGCGTGCGATCGTCGCCTCGAACGCCGAGGACCCCGCGCTCATGCGGCTGCTCGTCGCACTGCTCTCCGTCGCCGGCAACCCTGCGCACCCCATGGCCACGTACCTGCGGTCGCGCTACCAGCTCTTCTTCTCGCAGGTCCGGCGCGGCCTGGAGCACGACATCGCCGTCGGCCGCGCGCCCCACACGATGGACCCCCGTCGCGGTGCCGAGCAGCTCATCGCGCTGTACGAGGGGCTCCAGCTGCAGGCGATGCTCCGCGCGGAGCTCGACCTGGTGCCGGCGTTCGACCGTGCGGTCGCCCGACTCGAGCGCGGATGGATGGAGCGGTACGAGCCGCAGGCCGCGCAGCGCTTCTCGACGTGGAGCGACAGCGGGAGCTGGGAGATCTGA
- a CDS encoding DUF2795 domain-containing protein — protein MAAPNPIQVQKYLSGIDYPASKEDIVATAEKEDAPGDVLDALKGIPDGDYDAPTAVTKAVSDKG, from the coding sequence ATGGCAGCACCGAACCCGATCCAGGTCCAGAAGTACCTCAGCGGCATCGACTACCCCGCCTCGAAGGAGGACATCGTCGCGACCGCCGAGAAGGAGGACGCCCCCGGTGACGTCCTGGACGCCCTGAAGGGGATCCCGGACGGCGACTACGACGCCCCCACCGCGGTGACGAAGGCCGTCTCCGACAAGGGCTGA